The Algoriphagus sp. TR-M9 genome has a window encoding:
- a CDS encoding ATP-binding protein — protein MKNPLPQLINFMPILLLVWVSSCQQSANVPFPENPSAYQQPVVHPFELPEPDSLGWKEITADLLPSHVAVPLDFDKIPSQPFSIHDFKPLNSPLSKIPFDWNELQDISYHLDSAASEQISVRLQLLEEPVISKLGALGKSELSTAGILRIAQTEGLLGNRIYSMVQDQNDMIWIATDRGLARFTGDQFENYNVLPRNPDGLIDFIGDMEITPEGHILLLSNLSGLYELDAKKGVIQNYQIGGQFARTYADGKGLIWLGKLGDAPHVLDRKTKTLRRLDLPEEIIAGGSAGVFVDSKDNVWFGMNGKVGIYNPGRTHIKIIRDGLEQGPNEFFYDFTENSNGEIWFSSVTKGAKGVSLREKHVLNLGEEQGFDGVARGITFDLHDRMWIADNDVVRIYDPQKNSIKKILTNANFNTLGFPAQTITDRKGNIWVGTELVGALLIDPDGMMSEHFSVTDGLASNEVWGVEEDPDGKIWMATYEGINIYDPVEERIYRWTFPDAVSTNNHRSISKISDYELLIGSLDGFVIVDFDRMVGDVYSLKPAVARIAWKSIRDGRGNIWIGTNDGVLQFNPEQNKLFKADQFSGLSSSRVWLLERDAQDRIWLGNEIGVDVLDASREKVYYLSRSNGLTSDYTAILLQTSKGEMVVGSDAGMSLIDLAQETITNLTPEQGLEPPVMYDMVEVGEDLHIGSENGIIVARRPNPDHPNDQWRFFNYGKREGFPFNDYNQATAVYTSTGNIWWGAAPVLTVNIQVPKTDTVPPKVVLTQVNIMDQNPDFLGNDYLKSNLTAEDTIWNTDHTDYYFKSDIPNDSSYLMQNKIVWDSVNLVTKLPIGLVLPHHQNSMNFSFINPNVQGRDKIVYRYILEGADDAWSEISPRSTTQNYYNLVPGAYTFKVATRGFNGSWSEPASIHFTISPPWWQTWAAYLTFSLIFGGFVYGVVQLRSQYLQKENRILEERVSHRTAQLKKSIDNLKNAQSQLVQSEKMASLGELTAGIAHEIQNPLNFVNNFSEVSSELLEEMKEELEKGDFEEAKAISIDVQSNLEKINQHGKRADAIVKAMLQHSRSSAGTRSMTNINLLADEYLKLAYHGLRAKEKSFNAQLKTDFDPEVGEINVVAQEIGRVLLNLINNAFYACAERKQLAQEQDYEPSVEVHTQRKGKWVEVKIKDNGSGMPAAVKEKIFQPFFTTKPSGKGTGLGLSISYDIVKAHGGEMSVESKEGIGTEFYFRLPLETQKNG, from the coding sequence ATGAAAAATCCATTGCCTCAGTTGATCAATTTCATGCCTATCTTACTCTTAGTGTGGGTGAGCTCCTGTCAGCAGTCGGCAAATGTACCCTTTCCAGAAAATCCCTCTGCCTACCAGCAGCCGGTAGTCCATCCTTTTGAACTACCAGAGCCTGATTCTCTGGGCTGGAAGGAGATCACTGCGGACCTTTTGCCTAGCCATGTGGCCGTTCCTTTGGATTTTGATAAAATTCCATCCCAACCCTTTTCGATCCATGATTTCAAGCCCCTGAATTCCCCGCTGTCAAAGATTCCATTTGATTGGAATGAATTGCAGGATATTTCCTACCATCTGGACAGTGCAGCAAGTGAGCAGATTTCTGTCCGGCTTCAGCTGCTGGAGGAGCCCGTGATCAGCAAACTCGGAGCGTTGGGAAAGTCGGAACTCAGCACAGCAGGCATTCTCCGAATAGCACAGACGGAGGGGCTGCTGGGCAATCGAATTTACTCCATGGTCCAAGATCAGAATGATATGATCTGGATAGCTACAGATCGGGGGCTGGCGAGATTTACGGGTGATCAGTTTGAAAACTACAATGTGTTGCCCAGAAACCCTGATGGACTCATTGATTTCATAGGAGATATGGAAATAACCCCTGAAGGACATATTCTTCTACTTTCCAATCTGTCAGGATTATATGAGCTGGATGCTAAGAAAGGCGTCATTCAAAATTACCAGATTGGAGGGCAATTTGCTCGCACCTATGCAGATGGAAAGGGATTAATCTGGTTGGGAAAGTTGGGTGACGCTCCACATGTTTTGGATAGAAAAACCAAAACACTTCGCAGACTTGACTTACCTGAAGAAATCATTGCAGGAGGTAGCGCAGGTGTATTTGTAGATTCCAAAGACAACGTTTGGTTTGGCATGAATGGGAAGGTAGGCATTTACAACCCGGGAAGAACTCATATTAAAATCATCAGGGATGGACTGGAGCAGGGACCAAACGAATTCTTTTATGATTTCACCGAAAACTCAAATGGGGAAATCTGGTTTTCCTCGGTCACCAAAGGAGCAAAAGGAGTGTCACTGCGTGAAAAGCACGTGCTGAATTTGGGTGAGGAGCAAGGTTTTGATGGGGTAGCACGAGGGATTACTTTTGATTTACATGATAGGATGTGGATCGCGGATAATGATGTGGTCAGGATTTACGACCCGCAGAAAAACAGCATCAAGAAAATCCTCACCAACGCTAATTTCAATACTTTAGGCTTCCCGGCACAGACCATCACAGATCGAAAAGGCAACATTTGGGTGGGAACAGAATTAGTGGGGGCATTATTGATCGATCCGGATGGGATGATGTCCGAGCATTTCAGCGTCACAGATGGTTTGGCCAGTAATGAGGTCTGGGGTGTAGAAGAAGATCCTGACGGAAAAATTTGGATGGCTACCTACGAAGGCATCAATATTTATGATCCTGTGGAAGAAAGGATTTACCGCTGGACTTTTCCGGATGCCGTTTCCACTAATAATCATCGGTCTATTTCCAAGATTTCTGATTATGAATTATTAATCGGAAGCCTGGATGGATTTGTCATTGTGGATTTTGACCGCATGGTAGGAGATGTTTATAGTTTGAAGCCAGCTGTGGCCAGGATAGCCTGGAAGTCTATCAGGGATGGTCGGGGCAATATTTGGATAGGTACCAATGACGGGGTGCTACAGTTTAATCCAGAACAGAATAAACTGTTTAAAGCCGATCAATTTTCCGGGCTTTCATCAAGTAGAGTCTGGCTGCTGGAGCGAGATGCTCAGGACAGAATCTGGCTGGGGAATGAGATCGGTGTGGATGTACTCGATGCGTCTAGGGAAAAGGTTTACTACTTGAGTAGAAGTAATGGGTTGACCAGTGATTATACAGCTATTTTGCTTCAGACCAGCAAAGGCGAAATGGTAGTAGGTTCCGATGCAGGGATGTCCCTCATTGATCTGGCTCAGGAAACCATCACTAACCTCACCCCGGAGCAAGGGCTAGAGCCACCCGTGATGTATGATATGGTAGAGGTGGGAGAAGACTTACATATTGGCTCCGAAAATGGAATCATAGTGGCCCGTCGGCCTAATCCTGATCATCCAAATGATCAATGGAGGTTTTTTAATTATGGCAAAAGAGAGGGTTTCCCGTTCAATGATTACAATCAGGCCACAGCGGTCTATACCAGTACTGGGAATATTTGGTGGGGAGCCGCTCCGGTTTTGACGGTGAACATACAGGTGCCAAAAACCGATACCGTTCCCCCAAAAGTAGTTTTGACTCAGGTGAATATAATGGATCAAAACCCCGATTTTTTGGGCAATGATTACCTTAAATCCAATCTGACAGCAGAAGACACCATTTGGAATACGGACCACACAGACTATTACTTCAAAAGTGACATCCCTAATGACAGTAGCTATTTGATGCAGAATAAAATTGTGTGGGACAGTGTGAACTTGGTGACCAAATTACCCATTGGCCTGGTCCTGCCGCATCACCAGAATTCCATGAATTTTTCCTTCATCAATCCCAATGTGCAGGGGAGGGATAAAATAGTGTATCGCTATATCCTAGAAGGTGCTGATGATGCCTGGTCAGAGATTAGCCCTAGAAGCACCACTCAGAACTATTACAACTTGGTGCCCGGAGCTTATACCTTCAAAGTAGCCACAAGAGGCTTTAACGGATCCTGGAGTGAGCCTGCAAGTATTCATTTTACGATTTCACCACCCTGGTGGCAGACTTGGGCAGCTTACCTTACCTTTTCCTTGATTTTTGGAGGCTTTGTATATGGGGTAGTCCAGCTGAGATCACAGTATTTACAAAAGGAAAATAGGATCCTGGAAGAGCGGGTTTCCCATCGTACTGCTCAGCTAAAGAAGAGCATAGATAACCTAAAAAATGCCCAAAGTCAGCTGGTTCAATCTGAGAAGATGGCTTCTCTGGGAGAGCTGACAGCTGGAATCGCACATGAGATTCAAAATCCCTTAAACTTTGTCAATAATTTTTCTGAAGTGAGTAGCGAGCTTTTGGAAGAAATGAAGGAGGAACTTGAAAAGGGAGACTTCGAAGAGGCCAAGGCCATCAGCATAGATGTCCAGAGTAATCTGGAAAAAATCAACCAACATGGGAAGCGTGCAGATGCGATTGTCAAAGCCATGCTGCAGCACAGTAGAAGCAGTGCCGGCACCCGGTCCATGACCAATATTAATTTGCTGGCGGACGAGTACCTCAAACTGGCATACCATGGACTGCGAGCCAAGGAAAAATCCTTCAATGCCCAGCTTAAAACTGATTTTGACCCAGAAGTAGGGGAAATTAATGTGGTGGCTCAGGAAATCGGAAGGGTTTTGCTTAATTTGATCAATAACGCATTCTACGCTTGCGCAGAGCGAAAGCAGCTGGCGCAAGAGCAGGATTATGAACCTAGCGTGGAGGTACACACCCAGCGTAAGGGGAAGTGGGTGGAGGTGAAAATCAAAGACAATGGAAGCGGAATGCCGGCCGCAGTAAAGGAAAAGATTTTCCAGCCTTTTTTCACCACTAAACCTTCAGGGAAGGGTACAGGTTTAGGTTTGTCTATAAGTTACGATATTGTCAAGGCCCATGGCGGTGAGATGTCTGTAGAAAGTAAAGAAGGGATTGGAACAGAGTTTTATTTTCGGTTACCCCTAGAAACCCAAAAAAATGGATAA
- a CDS encoding radical SAM/SPASM domain-containing protein, which translates to MLWGKPTTLSIEPTTSCNLRCPECPSGLRSFTRPTGMLQDGLFEKIIDESKNHLTWLHLYFQGEPFLNPRFLEMVNHAHQNGLFTSTSTNAHYLDETRVKAILQSGLDQLIVSMDGITQEVYQQYRVGGNLEKVKAGLQLLLAERSKSKQHLPRVILQFLVTGQNEQQIPELKKWAKEMGVDELQLKTTQIYDFENGSELIPSDLGYSRYVPVGDGSWKLKRKLENKCWRMWQGAVVTWDGKVVPCCFDKDAKYVMGELKSQSLASVWSSLTYRQFRHQLLKDRNQLDICRNCTE; encoded by the coding sequence ATGCTCTGGGGAAAACCCACCACCTTGTCTATCGAGCCAACCACTAGCTGTAATCTCCGCTGCCCGGAATGCCCCTCAGGACTCCGGTCCTTTACCCGCCCTACGGGAATGCTCCAAGACGGGCTCTTCGAAAAAATCATTGATGAATCCAAAAATCACCTCACTTGGCTTCATCTTTACTTTCAGGGCGAACCCTTCTTGAACCCGCGTTTTCTGGAAATGGTGAACCATGCACACCAAAATGGGTTATTCACTTCCACTTCTACCAATGCACATTATCTGGATGAAACTCGAGTAAAAGCAATCCTCCAAAGTGGGCTGGACCAGTTGATTGTGTCTATGGATGGCATCACACAGGAGGTGTACCAGCAGTATAGAGTAGGCGGGAATCTGGAAAAGGTCAAAGCGGGTTTACAGCTGCTACTTGCCGAAAGAAGCAAGTCCAAGCAGCATTTACCCCGAGTAATCCTTCAGTTTCTCGTGACCGGACAGAATGAACAGCAGATTCCGGAGTTGAAGAAATGGGCCAAAGAAATGGGTGTAGATGAGTTGCAATTGAAAACTACCCAGATTTATGATTTCGAAAATGGATCTGAACTGATCCCTTCAGACTTGGGGTATTCCAGGTATGTGCCCGTAGGAGATGGAAGCTGGAAACTGAAGAGAAAGCTGGAAAACAAATGCTGGAGAATGTGGCAGGGTGCAGTAGTGACCTGGGATGGAAAGGTAGTTCCCTGCTGCTTTGACAAGGATGCCAAGTACGTCATGGGGGAATTGAAAAGCCAAAGCCTGGCATCCGTCTGGTCCTCCCTTACTTACCGGCAGTTCCGCCATCAATTGCTGAAGGATAGAAATCAGCTCGATATCTGTAGGAATTGTACGGAGTGA
- a CDS encoding sensor histidine kinase yields the protein MDKVQEDWEQKASELRAKLDQRTLELEKAIKDYQELQQQLLLQEKLASLGQLAAGIAHEIKNPINFINNFSELSMEYVDEINTELSNLGVDTKDSELPDLLNDIKANLEKILQHGKRTEGIVKSMLMHSRGGKGEPEPTDINSLLKEFVNLAFHGMRAGKNPINVSFEWQLSEDLPKVAVIPEDFSRVIVNLCNNAFDAMRSKLSTLAEPERSVDYQPVLAIRTAADRNQVKINIEDNGSGIPDHIISRILEPFFTTKKGKDGTGLGLSISHDIVKTHGGTMSISSKEGESTEFEIKLPALIENR from the coding sequence ATGGATAAAGTGCAAGAAGATTGGGAGCAAAAAGCTTCAGAACTTAGAGCTAAGCTGGATCAAAGGACCTTGGAACTGGAGAAGGCTATCAAAGATTACCAAGAGTTACAGCAGCAGCTATTGCTTCAGGAGAAGCTTGCAAGCCTAGGGCAACTGGCCGCAGGCATTGCCCATGAGATCAAGAATCCCATCAACTTTATCAATAATTTCTCCGAGTTGAGCATGGAGTATGTAGATGAAATCAACACAGAACTCAGTAATCTAGGAGTGGATACGAAGGATTCCGAGCTTCCTGACTTATTGAATGATATCAAAGCTAATCTGGAGAAAATCCTTCAGCACGGAAAACGAACCGAAGGCATAGTCAAATCCATGCTGATGCACTCCAGAGGAGGAAAAGGGGAGCCAGAGCCTACCGATATCAACAGTCTATTGAAGGAGTTTGTGAACCTTGCATTTCATGGGATGCGAGCTGGCAAAAACCCGATCAATGTCAGTTTCGAGTGGCAGCTCAGTGAAGATTTACCCAAGGTCGCTGTGATTCCTGAAGACTTTAGCCGGGTGATTGTGAACCTTTGCAACAATGCCTTTGACGCCATGAGAAGCAAGCTTTCCACTTTGGCAGAGCCAGAGCGATCTGTAGATTATCAACCTGTGCTTGCGATCAGAACTGCCGCTGACCGGAATCAGGTCAAGATCAACATAGAAGACAATGGTTCGGGGATTCCGGATCATATCATCAGCAGGATTTTGGAGCCATTTTTCACCACCAAAAAAGGGAAAGATGGCACAGGCCTAGGGCTCTCAATCAGTCATGATATAGTCAAAACCCATGGAGGAACAATGTCTATTTCATCTAAAGAGGGGGAATCCACCGAATTTGAAATTAAATTACCAGCACTAATAGAAAACAGATGA
- a CDS encoding response regulator, producing the protein MTKILIVDDERDVELLFRQKFRKEVRSGLLELAFAFSGDEALKLLDSEHPPEVVYVFSDINMPGMTGLELLEKVKKQFPTISVSMISAYGDTENYKKAMDSGAKEFFTKPIDFESLRKEISTIINQ; encoded by the coding sequence ATGACCAAGATATTAATAGTGGATGATGAGCGCGATGTCGAGCTGTTGTTTAGACAGAAATTTCGCAAGGAAGTAAGATCAGGATTACTGGAGCTGGCTTTTGCTTTTTCCGGCGATGAGGCATTGAAATTATTGGATAGCGAACACCCCCCGGAGGTGGTGTATGTTTTTTCGGATATTAATATGCCCGGCATGACTGGATTGGAGCTTTTGGAAAAAGTGAAAAAGCAATTTCCAACGATCAGCGTAAGTATGATTTCAGCTTATGGAGATACAGAAAATTACAAAAAGGCAATGGATTCGGGAGCGAAAGAGTTTTTTACCAAACCCATTGATTTTGAGTCTTTGAGAAAGGAAATTTCCACGATTATCAATCAGTAA
- a CDS encoding adenylate/guanylate cyclase domain-containing protein encodes MAKILVVDDEADLEVLITQKFRRKIRSGEYEFVFAFNGREALQKLSEQADIDMVLSDINMPEMDGLTLLTKIKESNPLLKAVIISAYGDLDNIRTAMNRGAFDFITKPVDFQDLEITIEKTLQYINQIKGTLTAMRENNILKMYVDETVLNFMVGKESETSLMENETVEATVAFVDLCGFTKISENEEPNVVVPLLNEYFDLMVREIIDQKGAVDKFIGDAVMAVFKGPDHLERSVRACIAIRDKMNAMPMYSVKSNFSPKVSIGLNSGEMVSGNIGSQSLKRLDYTVIGDAVNVASRLQNAANPGQILILEHCKDQISDAFTFENLGEITLKNKAKAVSVFEVVK; translated from the coding sequence ATGGCGAAAATATTGGTGGTAGATGATGAGGCAGATTTAGAAGTTCTGATCACTCAAAAGTTCCGTAGAAAGATCCGTTCAGGCGAATATGAGTTCGTATTCGCTTTTAACGGCCGTGAAGCACTGCAGAAGCTCAGTGAACAGGCGGACATAGATATGGTCTTGAGCGACATCAATATGCCCGAAATGGACGGACTTACCCTACTGACCAAAATCAAGGAGTCCAATCCACTGCTGAAAGCTGTGATCATATCTGCCTATGGAGATCTGGATAACATCCGCACGGCAATGAACAGAGGCGCATTTGATTTCATCACCAAGCCGGTGGATTTTCAGGATCTGGAGATTACCATAGAGAAAACCCTCCAATACATCAATCAGATCAAAGGGACCCTCACTGCAATGCGGGAAAATAACATCCTCAAAATGTACGTGGATGAAACCGTACTCAATTTTATGGTGGGAAAAGAGTCAGAAACTTCTCTAATGGAAAATGAAACCGTGGAGGCCACAGTGGCTTTTGTGGACCTATGTGGCTTTACCAAAATCTCTGAGAATGAGGAGCCAAATGTGGTGGTACCCTTACTCAATGAATACTTTGACCTGATGGTGCGAGAGATCATTGATCAAAAGGGCGCCGTGGATAAGTTTATCGGAGATGCGGTCATGGCTGTATTCAAAGGCCCAGATCATCTGGAGAGGTCGGTTCGCGCCTGCATTGCCATTCGGGACAAGATGAACGCCATGCCCATGTATTCGGTAAAATCCAATTTTAGCCCAAAGGTCTCCATAGGACTGAACTCGGGGGAAATGGTTTCTGGGAATATTGGTTCCCAATCCTTAAAAAGACTGGATTACACGGTGATAGGAGATGCGGTAAATGTGGCTTCGCGACTTCAAAATGCTGCAAACCCAGGACAAATCCTGATTTTGGAGCATTGCAAGGATCAAATTTCAGACGCCTTTACATTCGAGAATTTGGGTGAAATTACTTTGAAAAATAAGGCCAAGGCCGTTTCAGTTTTTGAAGTCGTCAAATAA
- a CDS encoding SLBB domain-containing protein, with amino-acid sequence MAQEIDEASTIKVDELSDEEVQNLLDRAYDAGLDKAEFLKALEVQGMPPEEVAKMRKRINMDGTEDTGRMTKNSKREPRKQNDLSKINNGMFSPSANSSQLPKEDQIFGASLFYQASRNLSFEPSLSQATPKSYVLGSGDLIYVDIYGQSEQYYEATVSPDGFVLLDNIGPVNVAGKTIEEATGILKNRIGRYYTGLLGSNPNTFLQVTLGNVGTIQVNILGEVRLPGTFTLSAFSTVFNALYAAGGPNENGTMRKIKLVRNNQQLAEIDVYDLLLNGTAQLDLKLQDQDVILVPPFESHVKIKGEVKRPMTFEIAEDDAFSDLLRYAGGFTDEAFKDRVAISRITGNQRSVSDVYQNQFDMFILKGGDQITVQRILDRYSNRVQIKGAVYREGTFALTEGLTLAQLVKNAEGLRGDAYTTQASILRTKSDLSTEMIQVNLQEVMNGTAPDIPLQREDVVRVASIYDIDNEAYVQILGEVKRPGVYPFSAEMKVEDLIVMAGGFQESANAQDIEIARRLEDSDLGTLADIIPTSVNPDLSYQADSPSLVPFDQVIVRKRASFTMQKLIAVEGQVNSPGIFAIQSSSERISDLIQRAGGLNQFAYAKGATLIRRTEFFNTESEQIRRQRNLEELKIKLAEDPSNSEAQEELLRRLLSDFPQAESPVDNQLAQTKKESLDQIASETPGFAVKLKETEAVAINLEEILNNPGSEDDLLLEEGDILSVPKLLQTVRMRGDVVYPTTLRHESGRGLKHYINASGGFERRANRKQTYVVYANGAVKRTKGFLGIRNYPPVEPGAEVIVPTKGPKVPLRLGEIVGITTGLATLGLVISQINW; translated from the coding sequence ATGGCTCAAGAAATAGATGAAGCAAGCACCATCAAAGTAGACGAGCTGTCGGATGAGGAAGTGCAAAACCTGCTGGACAGAGCTTATGACGCAGGTCTGGACAAAGCTGAGTTTCTCAAAGCCCTAGAAGTACAGGGCATGCCTCCTGAGGAAGTGGCCAAAATGCGCAAGAGAATTAATATGGACGGAACTGAGGATACCGGCAGAATGACCAAGAATTCGAAGCGGGAACCCAGAAAGCAGAATGACCTGTCGAAAATAAACAATGGCATGTTTTCGCCCAGTGCGAATTCCAGTCAACTACCCAAAGAGGATCAAATATTTGGGGCTAGTCTTTTTTACCAGGCAAGCAGAAACCTGAGTTTTGAGCCTAGCTTGAGTCAGGCTACGCCCAAAAGCTACGTGCTGGGCTCCGGCGACCTGATTTATGTGGATATCTATGGGCAGTCTGAGCAGTATTATGAAGCGACCGTGAGCCCAGATGGATTTGTATTGTTGGATAATATTGGCCCGGTGAATGTAGCAGGTAAAACAATAGAAGAAGCCACAGGAATCTTAAAAAACAGAATTGGAAGATATTACACGGGTTTGCTGGGAAGTAACCCCAATACCTTTCTTCAGGTGACACTGGGAAATGTAGGGACCATACAGGTGAATATTCTGGGAGAGGTTCGATTGCCGGGCACTTTTACGTTAAGCGCATTTTCCACGGTATTCAATGCCTTATATGCAGCAGGTGGTCCCAATGAAAACGGCACCATGCGCAAAATCAAACTGGTACGTAATAATCAGCAATTAGCAGAAATTGACGTGTATGACCTGCTGTTAAATGGTACTGCCCAACTGGATCTGAAACTTCAGGATCAAGACGTGATCTTGGTTCCTCCCTTTGAATCCCATGTGAAAATCAAAGGTGAAGTGAAGCGTCCCATGACTTTCGAGATCGCTGAGGATGATGCTTTTTCTGACCTGCTTCGCTATGCAGGTGGTTTTACGGATGAAGCGTTTAAGGACAGGGTGGCGATCTCCAGGATCACCGGTAATCAGCGTTCTGTCTCAGATGTTTACCAGAATCAGTTTGATATGTTCATTCTGAAAGGTGGGGATCAGATTACGGTGCAGCGTATCCTGGACCGCTATTCCAATCGGGTTCAGATCAAAGGCGCAGTGTACAGAGAAGGCACTTTTGCGCTTACAGAAGGGCTTACACTGGCTCAGCTAGTGAAAAATGCAGAAGGATTACGCGGGGATGCCTATACCACCCAGGCGAGTATTTTGCGTACTAAATCAGATCTGAGCACAGAAATGATCCAGGTGAATCTTCAGGAAGTCATGAATGGAACTGCGCCTGATATCCCGCTTCAGCGTGAAGACGTGGTACGGGTGGCCAGCATTTATGATATCGATAATGAAGCCTACGTGCAGATCCTAGGTGAGGTAAAAAGACCAGGAGTTTATCCTTTTTCAGCAGAAATGAAGGTGGAGGATTTGATCGTGATGGCAGGAGGTTTCCAGGAATCTGCCAATGCCCAGGACATAGAAATTGCCAGGAGATTGGAAGATTCGGATCTGGGTACCTTAGCGGACATCATCCCTACTTCTGTAAATCCAGACTTAAGTTATCAGGCAGACTCACCTTCTTTGGTTCCATTTGATCAAGTGATCGTGAGAAAGCGGGCCAGTTTTACCATGCAAAAGTTAATAGCCGTAGAAGGACAGGTGAATTCTCCGGGGATTTTTGCAATACAAAGTAGCTCGGAGAGAATCTCAGACCTCATCCAGAGGGCCGGGGGACTCAATCAGTTTGCTTATGCCAAAGGCGCTACGCTGATCCGGAGAACTGAATTTTTCAATACAGAATCAGAGCAGATTCGTCGCCAGCGTAATTTGGAGGAACTCAAAATCAAACTAGCTGAGGATCCTTCAAACTCTGAGGCGCAAGAGGAGCTGTTGCGGAGATTGCTTTCGGACTTTCCCCAAGCAGAATCACCAGTGGATAATCAGCTGGCGCAAACTAAAAAAGAATCGCTGGACCAGATTGCTTCCGAAACGCCTGGCTTTGCTGTAAAGCTGAAAGAAACGGAAGCTGTGGCTATCAATTTGGAAGAAATACTAAATAATCCTGGTTCGGAAGATGACCTGCTACTGGAGGAGGGCGATATTCTTTCGGTCCCAAAACTCTTGCAAACCGTGAGAATGCGAGGCGATGTGGTGTATCCAACTACACTGCGGCATGAGTCCGGCAGGGGGCTGAAGCACTACATCAATGCTTCTGGGGGTTTTGAACGCAGAGCAAATAGGAAACAAACCTATGTAGTCTATGCCAATGGTGCAGTGAAGCGGACCAAGGGATTTTTAGGAATTAGAAATTATCCACCGGTGGAGCCCGGTGCAGAGGTGATTGTCCCTACCAAAGGACCAAAAGTACCGCTTCGATTGGGAGAAATCGTGGGGATTACCACTGGTTTGGCTACTTTGGGCTTGGTCATTTCTCAAATCAACTGGTAA